CCGGCACGAGATGCACCCGGTGCGCGGCTCGGCCCTCACCCGCGCCGACCTGGTCGAGGACATCGGCATCATCAAGCGGCTGAACATCAACACCGTGCGCACCTCGCACTACCCCAACAACCCGCAGTGGCTGGAGCTCGCCGACGCATACGGCCTCTACCTCGTCGACGAGACGAACCTCGAGACCCACGGCATCCGCGGCCAGTACCCCGGCGACCACCCCGAGTGGACCGCGGCGTGCGTGGCCCGCGCCCAGAACATGGTCCACCGTGACAAGAACCACGCCTCGGCCGTCATCTGGTCCCTCGGCAACGAGGCGGGCGGCGGCAGCACCTTCACCGCCATGCACGAGTGGATCCGCTCCTACGACACCACCCGCGTCATCCAGTACGAGGGCGACGACCGCCCCGGCATCAGCGACATCCGCTCCGAGATGTACGACAGCCCGTCCCGCGTCGAGGCACGGGCCAAGGACACCGCCGACACCCGGCCGTACGTCATGATCGAGTACGCGCATTCGATGGGCAACTCCACCGGAAACCTCAGCAAGTACTGGGATCTGGTCCGCCGTCACGAGGTGCTGCAGGGCGGCTGGATCTGGGACTTCGTCGACCAGGCGCTGGACTGGCCCACCCCGACCCGCAAGCTGTTCACCGAGTCCGGGCCCGCCGCGCTGAGCGGCGAGATCATCGCCCCCGCCGGCGCCTTCAGCCGCGACAAGGGCGTCTCCGGCGGAACCGTCTTCGCCCGCGACGCGAGCCTCGACCTCACCGGCTCCCTCACCCTGGAAGCCTGGATCACCCCGCACGTGACCGGCTACCACCAGCCGATCCTCGTCAAGGGCGACACCCAGTACGCACTGAAGCAGTCGGGCCGGTCGCTGGAGTTCTTCATCTACGGCGGCGGCCAGTGGATCGCCGTGAACTGGGCGGTCCCAGACGACTGGACCGGCCGCGAACACCAGGTCGCGGGCGTCTTCGACGCGGACGAGGGCTCCCTGACCCTGTACGTGGACGGCGAGGCGCGGGCCACCCGGACCACCGGCCGACGCCCCGACAACAACACCGCCTCCCTGTCGCTGGCCACCGACGTCGACAACCCGACCCGGGAGTTCAGCGGCGCCGTCCGGGTCGCCCGTGTCTACGCCCGGGCGCTGAGCGCCGGTGAACTGGCCTCCGCCGACCGGGGCCCCGGCGACGACGGCGTGCGCTTCTGGTTCGACGCGGCCACCGTCGGACTGACCGAGCAGCGGCCCCGCGCGAAGACGTTCTACGCCTACGGCGGCGACTGGGGCGACAACCCCAACGACGGCGCCTTCTCCGGCGACGGCATCGTCACCGCCGACCGCGGGCTCACCGGCAAGTCCGCCGAGGTCAAGCGGATCTACCAGGCCGTGCAGGTCACTTCGGGCTCGACGCCCGGCGCGGTCACGCTCACCAACGAGTACCTCTTCACCAACCTCCTTGAGTTCGACGGGCGTTGGGAGCTGGTGGAGGACGGAAAGGTCGTACAGCGCGGGAAGTTGAGCCGTGCCCAGCTGGATGTGGCGCCGCTGTCCGGCAAGGACGTCACCGTGCCGTTGAGGCTGCCGCGCGACCCGGCGCCGGGCGCCGAGTACTTCCTCCAGCTGTCCTTCACCACCCGCGAGAGCACGAAGTGGGCGAAGGCCGGCTTCGAGGTGGCCCGACAGCAGCTCGCCCTCGACGTCGGCAGCCCCGCCGTCACCCCCGTACCGCTCGACAGCGTGCCGGCGCTGAGCCACCAGGACGGGGCCGACTCCGTCACCGTCACGGGCCGGGGCTTCTCGGTCGCCGTCGACAAGAAGACCGGCGTCATCACCTCCTACCGGGCCGGCGGCGCCGAGCTGATCTCCTCCGGTCCCGCCCCGAACTTCTGGCGGGCCCCCACCGACAACGACCGGGGCAACGGCCAGCACACCCGCAACCAGACCTGGCGCGACGCCGGCGCCCACCGCCGGGTGACCGGGGTCGAGGTGCGCGCCCTGCGCGACCGGGCCGTGGAGATCAAGGTCGCCGGCACCCTGCCCACGACGACGGAATCGACGTACACCACCACCTACACCGTCTTCGGAAGCGGTGAGATCAAGGTCGACAACACCCTGCACCCGGGGGCCGCGAACCTGCCGTACCTCCCGGAGGTCGGCACGCTGCTGTCTCTGCCGGCCCGGCTGGAGCGGCTGCACTACTACGGGCGCGGCCCCGAGGAGAACCACTGGGACCGCAACGACGCCACCGACGTGGGCCTGTACTCCGGCACCGTCGCCGGCCAGTGGACCTCCTATCTGCGGCCGCAGGAGAACGGCAACAAGACCGACGTCCGCTGGGTCGCCCTCACCGACGCCCGCGGCGCCGGACTGCTGGTCTCCGGCGAACCGCTCCTGGAGGTCAACGCCTCGCACTTCACCCCCGAGGACCTCTCCGTCGGCGCCCGCCACGACTACCAGCTCACCCCACGCGCCGAGGTCGTCCTGCGCCTCAGCCACCGGCAGATGGGCATCGGCGGCGACAACAGCTGGGGCGCCCACACCCACGACGAGTACAAGCTGTTCGCCGACCGCGACTACGCGTACACCTATCGGCTGCGGCCGTTGACCGGCGTGGACGGGGCGACGGCGGCCTCCCGGCGCCCGACGGCGGCCTCCGAGTAGGGCGGGCGGGGCGAGGTACGGGTAATTCCGGTCACCCGGTGTCGCCCGGTGCCACCCCGTGCCACCCCGTGCCACCCGGTGTTACGCGGTGGGCGCGGTCACCTTCGGGCGGCCGTGCCCACTGGTTCGCCCGCCGGTGGTCCCACCGGCGCCAGCAACCGGGCCGCGACCGC
This window of the Streptomyces sp. NBC_01275 genome carries:
- a CDS encoding glycoside hydrolase family 2 TIM barrel-domain containing protein, which translates into the protein MSHPHVSPSPMDRPDRPQRAFVSRRRLLEGSAAVLGALALSAPAGAGRAAAADGAEGTPEWNGRIDLFRIGTEDPHTTLMPYATLDQALAADRTRSPYRLSLDGAWKFAYAERPEDRETDFHRTDLDDGAWDTIPVPAAWQLHGYDRPIYINITYPWWGANGLGEDAQPPAAPTRYNPVGQYRRTFTVPRDWAGRRTFLHFEGVKSAHYVWINGELVGYHEDSYDPAEYDITPHLKAGVNQIAVEVYRYSDGDWLEDQDMIRLSGIFRSVYLYSTPAVHLRDFRLDTPLSDDYEAAELSVTASVRDYGGEGAGRYSVETQLYDADGHPVWPRPLTQAVALAAGEETTVQAARAVPAPRLWSAEHPYLYTAVLRLRDPAGRVVETLSHRVGLREFALRDGLMRINGKPISLRGVNRHEMHPVRGSALTRADLVEDIGIIKRLNINTVRTSHYPNNPQWLELADAYGLYLVDETNLETHGIRGQYPGDHPEWTAACVARAQNMVHRDKNHASAVIWSLGNEAGGGSTFTAMHEWIRSYDTTRVIQYEGDDRPGISDIRSEMYDSPSRVEARAKDTADTRPYVMIEYAHSMGNSTGNLSKYWDLVRRHEVLQGGWIWDFVDQALDWPTPTRKLFTESGPAALSGEIIAPAGAFSRDKGVSGGTVFARDASLDLTGSLTLEAWITPHVTGYHQPILVKGDTQYALKQSGRSLEFFIYGGGQWIAVNWAVPDDWTGREHQVAGVFDADEGSLTLYVDGEARATRTTGRRPDNNTASLSLATDVDNPTREFSGAVRVARVYARALSAGELASADRGPGDDGVRFWFDAATVGLTEQRPRAKTFYAYGGDWGDNPNDGAFSGDGIVTADRGLTGKSAEVKRIYQAVQVTSGSTPGAVTLTNEYLFTNLLEFDGRWELVEDGKVVQRGKLSRAQLDVAPLSGKDVTVPLRLPRDPAPGAEYFLQLSFTTRESTKWAKAGFEVARQQLALDVGSPAVTPVPLDSVPALSHQDGADSVTVTGRGFSVAVDKKTGVITSYRAGGAELISSGPAPNFWRAPTDNDRGNGQHTRNQTWRDAGAHRRVTGVEVRALRDRAVEIKVAGTLPTTTESTYTTTYTVFGSGEIKVDNTLHPGAANLPYLPEVGTLLSLPARLERLHYYGRGPEENHWDRNDATDVGLYSGTVAGQWTSYLRPQENGNKTDVRWVALTDARGAGLLVSGEPLLEVNASHFTPEDLSVGARHDYQLTPRAEVVLRLSHRQMGIGGDNSWGAHTHDEYKLFADRDYAYTYRLRPLTGVDGATAASRRPTAASE